In Harmonia axyridis chromosome 6, icHarAxyr1.1, whole genome shotgun sequence, a single window of DNA contains:
- the LOC123682552 gene encoding putative inorganic phosphate cotransporter isoform X2 produces the protein MDSELPAYGIGVRHGQVALIFSMVVIMYLINMAAPIAIVAMTTPGTSPNPEVPAFKSWTDQSLVLISYYWGFAPTQLIGGPLTRKYGFKKFMVLSMVICSIFSMFLPSLVIEYGSKAMIFVLFTIGFYQGLILPMLSDFVSKWAPVRERTPIGTFIFASKTLGTVFASEITGLLSSSWWGWPSAFYLYGMIGLVWSIFMIIFGYNSPEEHKSISQAELEYIRRGQTLTTKRIPWNKIMKSVPTWSTWISQIGIVWTIRLSTTEFPTYINRVLGIDVGSAGAFMSITYLVSYFFTFFVSSSSQYLINNNYLSTTVCRKLCNGLAAYGSSIFLVFLAVFRLNRFLALLCIFFEMICLNASFSGYNINYNDLSPNFSGCLFGVGGITSTIVSFLPVMIVQYMVTDQSSSTQWGYAFLISAIVASVGTIFFMLKGSGEVQDYDDIDDKEDEESQLLEKKHLK, from the exons ATGGATTCTGAATTACCAG CTTACGGTATTGGCGTACGTCATGGTCAAGTAGCTTTGATATTTTCGATGGTGGTCATCATGTATCTAATTAATATGGCTGCACCTATAGCTATAGTAGCTATGACAACTCCAGGAACAAGCCCCAATCCAGAAGTCCCA GCGTTCAAGAGCTGGACAGACCAAAGTTTAGTCTTAATTTCCTACTACTGGGGATTCGCACCAACTCAACTAATCGGAGGACCTTTGACAAGAAAATATGGCTTCAAAAAGTTTATGGTATTATCTATGGTCATTTGCTCTATATTTTCCATGTTTTTGCCTTCTTTAGTCATCGAATATGGATCGAAAGCAATGATTTTCGTTTTATTCACCATTGGCTTCTATCAGGGATTAATATTACCAATGTTGTCCGATTTTGTAAGCAAATGGGCTCCAGTCCGAGAGAGAACTCCAATTGGAACATTCATTTTCGCCA GTAAAACTTTAGGAACAGTGTTTGCCTCAGAAATAACTGGACTTTTGTCTAGCTCATGGTGGGGATGGCCATCAGCATTCTACCTCTATGGTATGATCGGTCTTGTATGGAGTATCTTTATGATAATTTTCGGATATAATTCACCTGAGGAACATAAGAGCATTTCTCAAGCAGAGCTTGAATATATTAGGAGAGGGCAGACCCTTACAACAAAG AGAATACCGTGGAATAAGATCATGAAATCTGTGCCTACGTGGTCCACTTGGATATCCCAAATTGGTATTGTTTGGACCATAAGATTGTCCACAACTGAATTCCCTACTTACATCAATAGAGTTCTTGGAATCGACGTAGGATCT gctGGGGCCTTCATGTCCATCACTTATTTGGTATCATATTTCTTCACATTCTTCGTAAGCAGCTcttcacaatatttgatcaacaacaATTATCTGAGCACGACAGTTTGTAGGAAACTGTGTAATGGTTTAG CTGCATATGGTTCATCGATCTTTTTAGTTTTCCTCGCTGTTTTCCGTCTGAACCGATTTTTAGCTTTGTTATGTATCTTCTTCGAAATGATCTGTTTGAACGCTAGTTTCTCTGGTTACAATATCAACTACAATGATCTCAGTCCAAACTTCTCAGGATGTCTGTTTGGGGTTGGAGGTATAACCTCCACTATTGTGTCCTTCCTTCCTGTGATGATTGTCCAATACATGGTGACCGACCAG TCGAGCAGTACACAATGGGGTTATGCGTTCCTCATATCAGCAATAGTAGCTTCTGTTGGCACCATTTTCTTCATGCTGAAAGGATCTGGAGAGGTTCAAGATTATGATGACATAGATGACAAAGAag ATGAGGAATCGCAACTTCTGGAGAAAAAACACCTGAAATAA
- the LOC123682552 gene encoding putative inorganic phosphate cotransporter isoform X1 has product MKKPMKITAYGIGVRHGQVALIFSMVVIMYLINMAAPIAIVAMTTPGTSPNPEVPAFKSWTDQSLVLISYYWGFAPTQLIGGPLTRKYGFKKFMVLSMVICSIFSMFLPSLVIEYGSKAMIFVLFTIGFYQGLILPMLSDFVSKWAPVRERTPIGTFIFASKTLGTVFASEITGLLSSSWWGWPSAFYLYGMIGLVWSIFMIIFGYNSPEEHKSISQAELEYIRRGQTLTTKRIPWNKIMKSVPTWSTWISQIGIVWTIRLSTTEFPTYINRVLGIDVGSAGAFMSITYLVSYFFTFFVSSSSQYLINNNYLSTTVCRKLCNGLAAYGSSIFLVFLAVFRLNRFLALLCIFFEMICLNASFSGYNINYNDLSPNFSGCLFGVGGITSTIVSFLPVMIVQYMVTDQSSSTQWGYAFLISAIVASVGTIFFMLKGSGEVQDYDDIDDKEDEESQLLEKKHLK; this is encoded by the exons ATGAAAAAACCAATGAAAATTACAGCTTACGGTATTGGCGTACGTCATGGTCAAGTAGCTTTGATATTTTCGATGGTGGTCATCATGTATCTAATTAATATGGCTGCACCTATAGCTATAGTAGCTATGACAACTCCAGGAACAAGCCCCAATCCAGAAGTCCCA GCGTTCAAGAGCTGGACAGACCAAAGTTTAGTCTTAATTTCCTACTACTGGGGATTCGCACCAACTCAACTAATCGGAGGACCTTTGACAAGAAAATATGGCTTCAAAAAGTTTATGGTATTATCTATGGTCATTTGCTCTATATTTTCCATGTTTTTGCCTTCTTTAGTCATCGAATATGGATCGAAAGCAATGATTTTCGTTTTATTCACCATTGGCTTCTATCAGGGATTAATATTACCAATGTTGTCCGATTTTGTAAGCAAATGGGCTCCAGTCCGAGAGAGAACTCCAATTGGAACATTCATTTTCGCCA GTAAAACTTTAGGAACAGTGTTTGCCTCAGAAATAACTGGACTTTTGTCTAGCTCATGGTGGGGATGGCCATCAGCATTCTACCTCTATGGTATGATCGGTCTTGTATGGAGTATCTTTATGATAATTTTCGGATATAATTCACCTGAGGAACATAAGAGCATTTCTCAAGCAGAGCTTGAATATATTAGGAGAGGGCAGACCCTTACAACAAAG AGAATACCGTGGAATAAGATCATGAAATCTGTGCCTACGTGGTCCACTTGGATATCCCAAATTGGTATTGTTTGGACCATAAGATTGTCCACAACTGAATTCCCTACTTACATCAATAGAGTTCTTGGAATCGACGTAGGATCT gctGGGGCCTTCATGTCCATCACTTATTTGGTATCATATTTCTTCACATTCTTCGTAAGCAGCTcttcacaatatttgatcaacaacaATTATCTGAGCACGACAGTTTGTAGGAAACTGTGTAATGGTTTAG CTGCATATGGTTCATCGATCTTTTTAGTTTTCCTCGCTGTTTTCCGTCTGAACCGATTTTTAGCTTTGTTATGTATCTTCTTCGAAATGATCTGTTTGAACGCTAGTTTCTCTGGTTACAATATCAACTACAATGATCTCAGTCCAAACTTCTCAGGATGTCTGTTTGGGGTTGGAGGTATAACCTCCACTATTGTGTCCTTCCTTCCTGTGATGATTGTCCAATACATGGTGACCGACCAG TCGAGCAGTACACAATGGGGTTATGCGTTCCTCATATCAGCAATAGTAGCTTCTGTTGGCACCATTTTCTTCATGCTGAAAGGATCTGGAGAGGTTCAAGATTATGATGACATAGATGACAAAGAag ATGAGGAATCGCAACTTCTGGAGAAAAAACACCTGAAATAA